The proteins below are encoded in one region of Planctopirus limnophila DSM 3776:
- the dapB gene encoding 4-hydroxy-tetrahydrodipicolinate reductase — protein sequence MAVTTIGVFGATGRMGQRVLACAATDPSLKVSAAYERPTHPAIGKDVGEIAGLGTIGVPLAGEIGTPPDVIIDFSTPESSVELSKVCAERGLRLVLATTGFSTEQKEVITQAAQKTAILWAPSMSLAVNVAMKLVADAGRALKDVSSGVDVEIIERHHRFKEDAPSGTALKFGEIVAQGMGQTEHVHGREGRIGQRPRNEIGYHALRTGDNVGEHTIVFGLMGETLEVTVRGNSRDSYAQGALTAAKFLAGRPAGLYSMADALGLNA from the coding sequence ATGGCAGTGACCACAATCGGCGTTTTCGGTGCGACAGGTCGTATGGGCCAGCGAGTTCTGGCCTGTGCAGCGACTGATCCATCGCTCAAGGTTTCAGCGGCTTATGAGCGTCCCACTCATCCAGCGATTGGTAAGGATGTCGGTGAGATTGCCGGCCTGGGTACAATCGGCGTCCCGCTTGCGGGGGAAATCGGGACGCCTCCCGATGTGATTATCGATTTCTCCACGCCCGAAAGCTCGGTCGAGCTTTCCAAGGTCTGTGCCGAGCGGGGATTGCGTCTGGTTCTGGCGACCACTGGTTTCTCTACTGAGCAGAAAGAGGTGATTACGCAGGCGGCTCAGAAAACCGCCATTCTGTGGGCACCCAGCATGAGCCTGGCTGTCAATGTGGCGATGAAGCTGGTTGCTGATGCGGGCCGCGCTTTGAAAGATGTTTCCAGTGGTGTCGATGTCGAAATCATCGAGAGGCACCATCGCTTCAAAGAAGATGCTCCCAGTGGAACCGCTCTCAAGTTTGGTGAAATTGTCGCACAAGGGATGGGGCAGACCGAGCATGTGCATGGTCGTGAAGGCCGGATTGGCCAGCGACCTCGCAATGAGATCGGTTATCACGCACTGCGCACTGGCGATAATGTGGGCGAACACACGATTGTCTTTGGCCTGATGGGCGAAACTCTGGAAGTGACCGTGCGCGGGAATTCTCGCGACAGTTACGCCCAGGGAGCATTGACTGCTGCCAAATTTCTGGCGGGCCGGCCGGCTGGTCTCTATTCGATGGCCGATGCTCTCGGATTGAATGCCTAG
- a CDS encoding cupin domain-containing protein: MPVLIPSPTQIEAAGNKPKLIREFIGRVNTQESHISIAHMQSPGGWVEPGQTPEFDEYTLVLKGSLQVESNDGTLFVAAGQAVLARKGEWVRYSTPEESGAEYIAICLPAFSMETVHRD, from the coding sequence ATGCCTGTTCTCATTCCCTCACCCACGCAGATTGAAGCGGCTGGAAACAAACCCAAGCTGATTCGTGAGTTCATTGGCCGCGTGAATACCCAAGAGTCTCACATCAGTATTGCCCACATGCAGAGCCCTGGCGGCTGGGTGGAACCTGGGCAAACACCCGAGTTCGACGAATACACACTGGTTCTGAAGGGTTCGCTGCAGGTCGAATCCAATGATGGCACGCTCTTTGTGGCAGCGGGACAAGCTGTGCTGGCCCGAAAGGGCGAATGGGTGCGCTACAGTACACCGGAGGAAAGTGGCGCGGAATACATTGCTATCTGCCTGCCCGCTTTCTCGATGGAAACTGTTCATCGCGATTAG
- the queG gene encoding tRNA epoxyqueuosine(34) reductase QueG has translation MLIIPADKAMIAARLKQTLLDAGFALVGIAPAVSPLGLGRLQDWIQAGYAGEMSYIERRQHAYAHPENVLPQVASIVMAAWNYQPQGSPAGFHESRQRGRIAAYAQLPEDYHQWLKEKLQPAISILREHFPNDRTRTAIDTAPLLEREYASLAGLGWFGKNTMLIDRQQGSYLLLAGILTQTDLPPDAPHQTHHCGSCTRCLDICPTEAFPQPGVLDARKCISYLTIEQKGLPAEPLRKGIGPWLLGCDLCQDVCPWNTKRQKVWSRAQSTNEQQLTTVTDNETSEAALVEAENDPSLFLTISEEEFQQRFGKTPLERPGRSGMARNAAIVMGNIGTCDDWPAIEHGLADSSAVVRSACAWAAVELALREPLLKSIAETALRNRLPLEDNSLETSATYRELQAALDRLTIPPA, from the coding sequence TTGCTCATTATTCCAGCCGATAAAGCTATGATCGCCGCTCGTCTGAAGCAGACTTTGCTCGATGCAGGTTTTGCCCTGGTCGGCATTGCACCGGCTGTCAGTCCCTTAGGGCTGGGTCGCCTGCAGGATTGGATACAGGCAGGCTATGCGGGCGAGATGAGTTACATCGAACGTCGGCAACACGCCTATGCCCACCCCGAGAACGTACTTCCTCAAGTCGCATCGATTGTGATGGCTGCCTGGAATTATCAGCCACAAGGATCACCAGCGGGGTTCCACGAATCTCGCCAGCGCGGCCGGATTGCTGCATACGCTCAACTTCCCGAAGACTATCACCAATGGCTCAAGGAAAAGCTTCAGCCCGCCATCTCTATCTTGAGAGAGCACTTTCCCAACGATCGCACGCGCACTGCCATCGATACCGCTCCCCTATTGGAAAGAGAATATGCCAGCCTCGCTGGCCTGGGATGGTTCGGCAAAAACACGATGCTGATTGACAGGCAGCAAGGGAGCTACCTGCTGCTCGCTGGCATCCTCACACAGACAGACTTGCCACCTGATGCACCGCATCAGACGCATCATTGCGGAAGCTGCACTCGCTGCCTCGATATCTGCCCGACTGAGGCCTTCCCACAGCCCGGAGTCCTCGATGCCAGGAAGTGTATTTCGTACCTGACGATCGAACAAAAGGGCTTGCCAGCCGAGCCACTGAGAAAAGGAATCGGCCCGTGGCTGCTGGGATGCGATCTGTGTCAGGATGTTTGTCCCTGGAATACCAAGCGGCAGAAAGTCTGGTCGAGAGCGCAATCTACGAACGAACAGCAGCTAACAACGGTGACCGACAATGAGACGAGTGAAGCGGCACTTGTCGAAGCGGAAAACGACCCTTCACTGTTCCTCACCATCTCCGAAGAGGAGTTTCAACAGCGGTTCGGGAAGACTCCCTTAGAACGCCCGGGGCGTTCTGGAATGGCCCGCAATGCCGCGATTGTGATGGGGAATATCGGTACCTGCGACGATTGGCCTGCGATCGAACATGGTCTGGCAGATTCTTCGGCTGTCGTGCGCAGTGCCTGTGCGTGGGCAGCGGTCGAACTGGCTTTGCGCGAACCACTTCTGAAGTCAATTGCGGAGACTGCATTGCGAAATCGATTGCCTCTCGAAGATAATTCACTAGAAACATCCGCCACATATCGGGAACTTCAGGCAGCACTGGATCGACTGACTATTCCACCTGCTTAA
- a CDS encoding secretin and TonB N-terminal domain-containing protein — MPTSSLNTAFRAMALGFALPATLFVGSEFWPAEWKSTPVVRGSTAATRSAAQFPQTDVPPASETRAASDTRSTPATMSPKVVSLSNVKQPVEQTTAADRLSSPTQSSISRPAQFSRKIPDSRNIPDSRNIPTVPEPHDLPEVDAEDLPVISFHTLPVDEPPLRQPHASKSSAPANRQIEAQLSGLERKIEMLAQAQTDRQQSDLERARALYDQMRNSQQLQQIENRLNELSLKSTQAQLTAPATSTQSPAVPGENRSTADTTPTANPSKNDLLQQPVLPNTATPSEGESLPQIRVMPQIPHGPDGPGGNVTSDEKFDLQVEQAELPRVLELLAQMAGINILTSPEVVGKVTVNLQGVTLEAALDGLLRTRGYLYQREGDMVFVMTAREAEARRLASRKVLTKIYQPNYINVKELQQLVQPILTPTLGKVSITSPSSVGIAENATDAGGDSLSQRDALLVQDYEEVINEIDRVIIEMDIPPLQVIIDAKILSVKLTDDMAFGVNLALLGGDKNLAVTGNGASIATSSGFPGGTGSIIPPGAQFLANTAGLKYGFIAGDITGFIRALESIADTSLVASPQIRALNKQRAEMIIGNRLSYKTLAFNSTQTIENVNFLESGTKLIIRPFIAPDGLVRMEVHPERSRAVINQSTGLPDQDTTEVTTNVMVRDGQTVVIGGLISEESTESIDRVPVLGAIPLVGAAFRNKSSRIERTELIVLITPRIVDEFAAAAEGDILQAATEERAAHFRDHLSPVNRNSLTRAHYERAAFYLQKGELMRARQHIDAALHQNSADLDSLQLRNEINTQIEAKTGEMFRWPGRNKKSARQAAAAAITPSPITPTVLLPSTGSTSVSQTTDTWVMPAELPPPPAPVQLPPPVPAPGF; from the coding sequence ATGCCAACATCATCATTAAATACGGCATTTCGCGCCATGGCTTTGGGTTTCGCCCTGCCAGCAACACTGTTTGTCGGATCGGAATTCTGGCCTGCCGAATGGAAATCGACTCCTGTGGTTCGAGGTAGCACAGCCGCCACCCGCAGCGCAGCGCAGTTCCCTCAGACGGACGTGCCGCCGGCTTCAGAGACTCGTGCTGCATCGGATACTCGCTCGACTCCAGCGACGATGTCTCCAAAGGTGGTCTCGCTCTCGAATGTCAAACAGCCAGTGGAGCAAACAACGGCTGCAGATCGGCTCAGCTCACCGACTCAGTCGAGCATTTCCCGACCGGCACAGTTTTCAAGAAAAATTCCCGATTCGAGAAACATACCCGATTCGAGGAACATACCCACAGTTCCAGAACCTCACGATCTTCCCGAAGTTGATGCTGAAGATCTTCCCGTCATCAGTTTCCATACGCTTCCCGTGGATGAGCCGCCTCTGCGGCAACCCCATGCCAGCAAGTCCTCGGCTCCGGCAAATCGGCAAATCGAGGCTCAGCTTTCCGGATTGGAGCGAAAGATCGAAATGCTGGCACAGGCCCAGACTGATCGCCAGCAATCCGACCTCGAGCGGGCCCGGGCTTTGTACGACCAGATGCGGAACAGTCAGCAATTGCAGCAGATCGAGAATCGGCTCAATGAGCTCTCACTCAAATCGACACAGGCCCAACTGACCGCACCAGCCACTTCCACTCAGTCGCCCGCTGTTCCAGGCGAGAACAGATCAACTGCTGATACCACACCTACAGCTAATCCCTCGAAAAATGATCTGCTCCAACAGCCAGTACTTCCTAATACAGCGACACCTTCGGAAGGGGAATCGTTGCCGCAGATTCGTGTGATGCCACAAATCCCTCACGGGCCGGATGGTCCTGGGGGAAATGTTACCAGTGATGAGAAGTTCGATCTGCAGGTGGAGCAGGCCGAACTTCCCCGTGTGTTGGAACTGCTGGCTCAAATGGCGGGAATCAACATTCTCACCAGCCCGGAAGTTGTGGGAAAAGTGACTGTCAACCTGCAGGGGGTCACTCTGGAAGCAGCGCTGGATGGATTGTTGAGAACCCGCGGATATCTGTATCAGCGTGAAGGGGACATGGTCTTTGTGATGACGGCTCGCGAAGCGGAAGCCCGCCGGCTGGCTTCACGAAAAGTGCTGACAAAGATTTATCAGCCCAACTACATCAACGTGAAGGAACTCCAGCAGCTCGTTCAACCAATTCTGACACCGACACTGGGCAAAGTTTCCATCACCTCTCCGTCTTCCGTCGGGATCGCTGAGAACGCCACCGATGCAGGGGGTGACAGTCTTTCCCAACGGGATGCACTGCTGGTGCAGGATTACGAAGAGGTCATCAACGAAATTGATCGCGTGATTATCGAGATGGATATTCCTCCATTGCAGGTGATCATCGATGCCAAAATTCTCAGTGTGAAACTGACGGATGACATGGCGTTTGGAGTCAATCTGGCTTTGTTAGGTGGAGACAAGAATCTCGCCGTCACTGGGAACGGAGCCTCGATTGCGACCAGTAGTGGCTTTCCTGGGGGAACGGGTTCGATCATCCCTCCGGGTGCTCAATTTCTCGCGAACACAGCGGGGCTGAAGTATGGCTTTATTGCGGGTGACATCACCGGGTTTATCCGGGCTCTCGAATCGATCGCCGATACCAGCCTCGTGGCCTCTCCACAAATTCGGGCACTCAATAAGCAGCGGGCCGAAATGATCATCGGCAATCGATTGAGCTATAAAACGTTAGCGTTCAACAGCACTCAAACCATCGAAAACGTCAACTTCCTCGAATCGGGCACCAAGCTGATTATCCGGCCGTTCATTGCTCCCGATGGACTGGTGCGGATGGAAGTTCATCCCGAACGATCGCGTGCTGTGATCAATCAGTCGACGGGATTGCCCGATCAGGATACGACGGAAGTCACCACGAACGTCATGGTTCGCGATGGGCAGACCGTCGTCATTGGCGGTCTCATCAGTGAAGAATCGACAGAATCGATTGATCGGGTTCCAGTTCTTGGGGCGATCCCGCTGGTGGGAGCGGCCTTTCGAAATAAAAGCAGCCGCATCGAACGGACCGAGCTGATTGTGCTGATCACGCCCCGCATTGTCGATGAATTCGCGGCTGCTGCCGAAGGGGATATTTTACAGGCAGCGACGGAAGAACGGGCTGCTCACTTTCGCGATCATCTCTCGCCCGTCAATCGCAACAGTCTGACCAGAGCCCACTATGAAAGAGCCGCTTTTTATCTGCAAAAGGGTGAGCTGATGCGCGCTCGCCAGCATATTGATGCCGCACTTCATCAGAACAGTGCCGATCTCGATTCGCTTCAATTGCGCAATGAAATCAACACTCAGATCGAAGCCAAAACCGGGGAGATGTTCCGCTGGCCTGGTCGCAACAAAAAGAGTGCCCGGCAAGCGGCTGCAGCGGCCATCACGCCGTCGCCGATTACACCCACGGTATTGCTTCCTTCCACGGGCAGCACAAGTGTCAGCCAGACCACAGACACATGGGTGATGCCTGCGGAACTTCCACCACCTCCAGCGCCAGTTCAGCTTCCTCCACCAGTTCCTGCGCCGGGATTTTGA
- a CDS encoding PilN domain-containing protein yields MSEIDFLPAGYHRDREKRLRRRWHRVVSIVFAGLVIAGTVGQWSRVSRDRTRLLHLQSSVATARAGVPEAAPLQAELDRLIEHERVIKVLEQDHSLASILDEVNGLRPPGVSLSEIHWQNPVSTAGIGGTGGSSASSNSGSPGRSSATSQNSQRPESLFAPGELLNRTLAELAQRQPTLQLIGLAPDHLAMANYLNALEASNNFVEVRLELSQAQQLNDLELQQFQILLKLRPLGQSLTDAKDLSFDKHPAPAAKPVERIVPAPGPDFTNEHEIARDILPHQTAEQSKLNKSTKN; encoded by the coding sequence ATGAGTGAGATCGATTTTCTCCCTGCGGGATATCATCGCGATCGAGAAAAAAGGCTGCGTCGCCGTTGGCATCGCGTGGTTTCCATCGTATTTGCCGGGCTGGTCATTGCCGGGACGGTTGGCCAATGGTCACGAGTTTCGCGAGATCGGACACGACTGCTGCATTTGCAGAGTTCCGTCGCGACTGCCAGAGCGGGCGTGCCAGAAGCGGCTCCTCTTCAGGCAGAACTCGACCGACTGATTGAGCATGAGCGGGTGATCAAAGTTCTGGAACAAGATCATTCACTGGCCAGCATTCTCGATGAGGTCAATGGACTCAGACCACCTGGCGTTTCACTAAGCGAAATCCATTGGCAGAACCCCGTGAGCACAGCGGGCATAGGAGGCACAGGGGGTAGCAGTGCCAGCAGCAACTCGGGTTCTCCTGGCCGCTCGTCGGCGACGTCACAGAATTCACAGCGTCCTGAAAGCCTCTTTGCACCCGGGGAGTTACTGAATCGCACATTGGCAGAACTTGCCCAGAGACAGCCCACTTTGCAGTTGATCGGGTTAGCCCCGGATCATCTGGCCATGGCCAATTATCTAAACGCTCTGGAAGCGTCGAACAACTTTGTTGAAGTCCGTCTGGAACTGAGCCAGGCGCAACAACTGAATGATCTGGAGCTACAGCAATTTCAGATCCTGCTGAAACTCAGGCCCCTGGGGCAATCTTTGACAGATGCCAAGGATCTTTCTTTCGACAAGCACCCTGCGCCCGCAGCAAAACCTGTCGAACGAATCGTGCCTGCTCCCGGGCCTGACTTCACCAATGAACACGAGATTGCGAGGGATATTCTGCCTCATCAGACCGCCGAACAATCGAAGCTTAACAAATCGACGAAAAACTAA
- the pilM gene encoding pilus assembly protein PilM — MWYGKSTQYSPVGLLLQAGSVRAIQLDRSGRVCGAAVENLASQTSDSPLDYERAVIAILKRWWRNRLFRGWQVVLGIPSHELWIHNARLPQVPSEELPQVARFEAEERLPYAVDEAELRLIVAGDVKQDGVSKHEVILLACRKTAIQQQIQICEHAGLVPQAIDTESHALIRFQRAVDNSEKRTVFLHLGEKLSTVIFAEGDRILFLKYILVGNYQFDRAIAEELELTELEARQLRTSVSHAEELNADDDVHRSVIDAIRSLLETVTNEVEMCLRYCKVTFRGRPAGQLWLSGEGVSSWLADYLGDRFGMPVTLCRDTQPENHLTESLADQLPRHIGQIVHQSNSTPHGRSFYPDGAWVVALGLALRQFSLTTNLYQLAPSVRPKNHQLAAALAGEASDAMTPSAGEPPAGVPHE, encoded by the coding sequence ATGTGGTATGGCAAATCGACCCAGTATTCACCTGTCGGACTGCTTCTGCAGGCAGGGTCGGTGCGTGCCATTCAACTGGATCGATCAGGGCGAGTTTGCGGCGCTGCGGTAGAAAATCTGGCCAGCCAAACATCAGATTCTCCACTCGATTATGAACGGGCCGTCATTGCCATTCTCAAACGCTGGTGGAGAAATCGACTCTTCCGTGGCTGGCAGGTGGTGCTGGGAATTCCTTCGCACGAATTGTGGATTCATAATGCTCGACTGCCACAGGTTCCCAGTGAAGAGTTGCCACAGGTTGCCCGTTTCGAAGCCGAAGAACGATTGCCTTACGCCGTCGATGAGGCGGAGTTGCGACTAATCGTAGCAGGAGATGTCAAGCAGGATGGGGTTTCCAAACACGAAGTGATTCTATTGGCTTGCCGCAAGACAGCCATCCAGCAGCAGATCCAGATTTGCGAGCATGCGGGCCTGGTACCACAGGCCATTGATACGGAATCCCACGCCCTGATTCGGTTTCAACGGGCGGTGGACAACTCCGAAAAACGAACTGTCTTTCTCCATCTCGGAGAAAAACTCTCGACCGTCATCTTCGCGGAAGGCGATCGAATTCTGTTCCTCAAGTACATCCTTGTCGGAAACTATCAGTTTGACCGGGCGATTGCCGAGGAACTCGAACTTACCGAGTTGGAAGCGAGGCAACTGAGAACCTCGGTCAGCCATGCTGAAGAACTCAATGCCGATGACGATGTGCATCGCTCGGTGATTGATGCCATTCGGTCGCTCCTGGAAACTGTGACCAACGAAGTCGAGATGTGCCTGAGATATTGCAAAGTCACGTTTCGAGGCCGACCCGCGGGACAGCTCTGGTTGAGTGGCGAAGGTGTTTCGAGCTGGCTGGCGGATTATCTGGGTGACCGGTTTGGCATGCCAGTGACTTTATGCCGGGACACTCAGCCCGAAAACCATTTGACGGAATCATTGGCCGATCAACTGCCTCGCCATATCGGACAGATTGTCCATCAATCCAATTCGACGCCACATGGCCGGAGTTTTTATCCGGATGGTGCGTGGGTGGTGGCCTTGGGTTTAGCCTTGCGACAGTTTTCTCTGACGACGAACTTGTACCAACTCGCTCCATCGGTCAGACCAAAAAATCACCAGTTGGCTGCCGCACTTGCGGGTGAAGCCAGCGATGCCATGACTCCTTCGGCAGGTGAGCCTCCCGCAGGAGTGCCGCATGAGTGA
- a CDS encoding pilus assembly FimT family protein — protein MKSTCSPRPARKAYTVVELLIVIVIVGILASVGISAMESWGEQMLPVAARRLAADLRLARQLAIDQNTTYEVQFDLTGQSYRIVHTGTATVPLLVDPLAPPGSSQSGYVVPMARYQSRSSQAAGVRFKSVKVPVENRTVTNIPFASTGGTGPTRSADTEITLIHGSGASETSLILTVSWQTGQVWMP, from the coding sequence ATGAAAAGTACCTGCTCTCCACGACCTGCCCGAAAAGCCTATACGGTTGTGGAATTGCTGATCGTGATTGTGATTGTCGGGATTCTGGCCTCTGTGGGGATTTCCGCCATGGAGTCCTGGGGAGAGCAAATGCTGCCGGTGGCAGCCCGCCGGCTGGCGGCCGATCTTCGTCTGGCCCGGCAACTGGCGATTGATCAGAACACGACTTATGAAGTTCAGTTTGATCTGACAGGCCAAAGTTATCGAATCGTCCATACCGGCACGGCCACAGTCCCACTGCTGGTCGATCCATTGGCTCCGCCGGGAAGTTCGCAGAGCGGTTATGTGGTGCCGATGGCCCGATATCAGAGCCGCTCGTCACAGGCGGCTGGAGTACGCTTCAAGTCTGTCAAGGTTCCTGTAGAAAACCGGACTGTAACGAATATTCCGTTCGCATCGACTGGAGGCACGGGGCCGACTCGAAGTGCCGATACAGAGATCACGCTCATTCATGGAAGCGGTGCATCCGAAACGAGTCTGATCCTGACTGTCTCGTGGCAAACAGGGCAGGTCTGGATGCCTTAA
- a CDS encoding PulJ/GspJ family protein: MFLPPPDLTALGNCGWLPGTRSFSTQRVRRFGGFTLPELLVSMMIFSLLSAVIGSLSLAVHTAWTFSESMERARHESDAFHQRLNWMIRQAATYRDSSGVRQPGMFVIEQWGTAGLSTDSSGDLLILWSGGANGNLAGGDFPNRTPLLSELVVYTWDAAPAPVLESQSESSPLQTTARRLVEVTFPEDSQTVSFDAANFAATIREAVLSPAARRLPIITRLAITPLESTGNPSAPSFRGAIRFQLRQSPSPNELASAVRGSQAWKELPWYGGFCSNSAGQRVSHISWQIAMDPHASSAVSLASGGANSASTGLLSGSQGVNLFVGSALKSWLHEGS, from the coding sequence ATGTTCCTCCCGCCCCCTGATCTCACTGCGCTAGGAAATTGTGGCTGGCTTCCGGGAACCCGTTCGTTCTCTACTCAGCGAGTCCGTCGTTTTGGAGGTTTCACTCTTCCCGAACTGCTGGTTTCGATGATGATTTTTTCACTGCTCAGTGCTGTGATTGGATCACTTTCGCTGGCAGTCCATACGGCTTGGACGTTCAGCGAATCGATGGAAAGGGCAAGGCACGAATCCGATGCCTTCCATCAGCGTTTAAACTGGATGATTCGGCAAGCCGCCACCTATCGCGATTCATCGGGCGTGCGACAGCCTGGAATGTTTGTGATCGAGCAATGGGGTACAGCGGGACTATCCACAGACTCTTCAGGCGATCTGCTGATCCTGTGGAGTGGTGGTGCGAATGGCAATCTGGCGGGGGGCGACTTTCCCAATCGAACACCGCTGTTGAGTGAACTGGTGGTCTACACCTGGGATGCGGCTCCCGCTCCAGTCCTCGAATCCCAGTCGGAAAGCTCTCCTTTACAAACCACTGCCCGCCGGTTGGTGGAAGTTACGTTCCCTGAGGATTCTCAGACAGTGTCATTTGATGCTGCCAACTTTGCAGCCACTATTCGTGAAGCTGTCCTGTCACCCGCTGCGCGAAGGCTGCCGATCATCACTCGGCTGGCCATCACTCCTTTGGAGTCGACTGGCAATCCGAGTGCACCCTCTTTTCGTGGAGCGATTCGCTTTCAACTTCGGCAATCTCCCTCGCCCAATGAACTGGCGTCGGCAGTGCGAGGGAGTCAGGCCTGGAAAGAACTTCCGTGGTATGGAGGGTTCTGTTCCAACTCAGCGGGTCAACGTGTCAGCCACATCTCGTGGCAGATCGCGATGGATCCGCATGCGTCCTCCGCGGTTTCGCTGGCATCTGGGGGCGCGAACAGTGCCTCGACCGGACTGTTGTCGGGAAGTCAGGGAGTGAATTTGTTTGTGGGTTCTGCTCTCAAAAGTTGGCTTCATGAAGGGAGTTAA
- a CDS encoding type IV pilus modification PilV family protein, which yields MTPRNGFSLMEALVSVTVTTMACAALVQVVYGLGQASSSAISTTVARGICQQLMDEISLARFPLLADSRPTVRTMGTVPSRLEFNDLDDYAGYVQSPPADRHGRLLGHLALNPSATFIDNGSSSPDLPAMNRFVQEVFVERVQQGTGSTWPVATSETGFRRVTVRVRELTAPLAISETGTTQSGPLPQSLANAPIITQSVRIMAYVPPAP from the coding sequence ATGACCCCACGAAACGGCTTCTCACTGATGGAAGCCCTCGTCTCTGTCACTGTCACGACGATGGCTTGTGCAGCACTTGTGCAGGTGGTGTACGGACTGGGGCAAGCCTCTTCCAGTGCCATCTCGACCACTGTCGCTCGAGGCATCTGTCAACAACTGATGGATGAAATCTCGCTCGCGAGGTTCCCTCTTCTGGCCGACTCCCGGCCCACCGTTCGAACGATGGGAACTGTGCCCAGTCGTCTGGAATTCAACGATCTTGACGACTATGCCGGTTATGTTCAGTCGCCGCCGGCAGATCGACATGGACGACTCTTAGGTCATTTGGCACTGAATCCATCGGCGACATTCATCGATAACGGCTCTTCATCGCCAGATCTTCCAGCAATGAACCGTTTTGTGCAGGAAGTCTTTGTTGAACGAGTCCAACAGGGGACAGGTTCGACGTGGCCAGTGGCAACCAGCGAGACAGGCTTCCGCCGGGTGACAGTTCGTGTGCGAGAACTGACGGCACCACTCGCCATCTCAGAAACTGGCACGACGCAAAGCGGGCCTTTGCCACAAAGTTTAGCGAACGCCCCAATCATAACTCAAAGTGTGAGGATCATGGCTTATGTTCCTCCCGCCCCCTGA